A region from the Sandaracinus amylolyticus genome encodes:
- a CDS encoding Imm42 family immunity protein: MSVLFGDPQRFAVEARVIVPAEHTGPEHLAEHDRFVYGHCCFWVGGTQVGRLAEIESLRVMQGACDSLLRHRDDREARELASCEPAELVAFLDEKLYGGLERSRSEIRRDTRIYWRHNLHPQGVESFDRIGRLFLVENDADARLVYCGIDAQPLEVELETGFVDDVLAQFVRWFDEQHPQSR, encoded by the coding sequence GTGAGCGTGCTCTTCGGAGATCCGCAGCGCTTCGCGGTCGAAGCTCGAGTCATCGTTCCTGCCGAGCACACCGGGCCGGAGCACCTGGCCGAGCACGATCGCTTCGTGTACGGGCACTGCTGCTTCTGGGTAGGCGGAACGCAGGTCGGGCGGCTGGCGGAGATCGAGTCCTTGCGCGTCATGCAAGGCGCTTGCGACTCCCTCCTTCGCCATCGTGACGACCGAGAGGCGCGGGAGCTCGCGAGTTGCGAGCCAGCGGAGCTCGTCGCGTTTCTCGATGAGAAGCTCTACGGAGGGCTCGAGCGTTCGCGCTCCGAGATCCGGAGGGACACGCGCATCTACTGGCGCCACAACCTGCATCCGCAGGGCGTGGAGTCGTTCGACCGCATCGGGCGGCTGTTCCTCGTCGAGAACGACGCGGACGCCCGGCTCGTGTATTGCGGCATCGATGCGCAGCCGCTGGAAGTCGAGCTCGAGACGGGCTTCGTCGACGACGTGCTCGCGCAGTTCGTGCGGTGGTTCGACGAGCAGCACCCGCAGAGCCGCTGA
- a CDS encoding pirin family protein: protein MNENEPACIERDHAPLVIASRPRDLGGFAVRRVLPAAKRRLVGPFIFFDEMGPAEFEVGQGMDVRPHPHIGLSTLTYLFEGEVTHRDSLGTTQVILPGEVNWMTAGHGVVHSERISPEVRARGASLHGIQVWIALPREHEEIDPSFEHHAAGALPRFTHGDDAIEMTLITGHAYGHRSPVSTYSDTFYVAADAPRGGTLRLTSEHEERAIYVVRGEAAWGEDDGMRIGQGEMVVIDGKRDVPIEVTPGSRVMLLGGAHLPGERIMFWNFVSTSAERMERAKADWKSEKFPKVPGDEIERIPLPE from the coding sequence ATGAACGAGAACGAGCCGGCCTGCATCGAGCGCGATCACGCGCCGCTCGTGATCGCGAGCCGCCCGCGCGATCTCGGTGGCTTCGCGGTGCGCAGGGTGTTGCCCGCGGCGAAGCGGCGCTTGGTCGGGCCCTTCATCTTCTTCGACGAGATGGGGCCCGCGGAGTTCGAGGTCGGGCAGGGCATGGACGTGCGCCCGCACCCGCACATCGGTCTCTCGACGCTCACCTATCTCTTCGAGGGCGAGGTCACGCACCGCGACAGCCTCGGGACGACGCAGGTGATCCTGCCCGGCGAGGTGAACTGGATGACCGCGGGCCACGGCGTGGTGCACAGCGAGCGCATCTCGCCCGAGGTCCGCGCGCGCGGCGCGTCGCTGCACGGGATCCAGGTGTGGATCGCGCTGCCTCGCGAGCACGAGGAGATCGATCCCTCGTTCGAGCACCACGCCGCGGGCGCGCTGCCGCGCTTCACGCACGGCGACGACGCGATCGAGATGACGCTGATCACCGGGCACGCGTACGGGCATCGATCGCCGGTGAGCACGTACTCCGACACGTTCTACGTCGCGGCCGACGCGCCGCGCGGCGGCACGCTGCGCCTGACCAGCGAGCACGAGGAGCGCGCGATCTACGTCGTGCGCGGCGAGGCCGCGTGGGGCGAGGACGACGGCATGCGCATCGGTCAGGGCGAGATGGTCGTGATCGACGGCAAGCGCGACGTGCCGATCGAGGTGACGCCGGGCTCGCGCGTGATGTTGCTCGGCGGCGCCCACCTGCCGGGCGAGCGCATCATGTTCTGGAACTTCGTCTCGACGTCCGCAGAGCGCATGGAGCGCGCGAAGGCGGACTGGAAGAGCGAGAAGTTCCCGAAGGTGCCGGGCGACGAGATCGAGCGCATCCCGCTGCCGGAGTGA
- a CDS encoding SDR family NAD(P)-dependent oxidoreductase translates to MSEALQGKVAVVTGATGNVGWGAARAFLDAGAEVIAPVRSESARARLELAGPRVHAVSADVSTEQGNAALASFVKQRFGRPDHVVASIGPWWQKGPVIAQSLEELREVMTTFVESHFLLARTLLPLQRDVRGTSYTIVTGAAGEGTIRGAGLLVTAVEAQFGLSRMLRAEHAGDAVRVNELRIHARIERHARPGVVPSRVAGDAFVALAMGDARSELVRYRGPEAALRPEVES, encoded by the coding sequence ATGAGCGAGGCGCTGCAGGGCAAGGTCGCCGTCGTCACGGGCGCGACCGGCAACGTGGGGTGGGGCGCGGCGCGGGCGTTCCTCGACGCCGGTGCGGAGGTGATCGCGCCCGTGCGATCGGAGTCTGCGCGCGCGCGGCTCGAGCTCGCGGGCCCGCGCGTGCACGCGGTGAGCGCAGACGTGTCGACGGAGCAAGGCAACGCCGCGCTCGCGTCGTTCGTGAAGCAGCGCTTCGGACGCCCCGATCACGTGGTCGCGTCGATCGGCCCGTGGTGGCAGAAGGGCCCGGTGATCGCGCAGTCGCTCGAGGAGCTCCGCGAGGTCATGACGACGTTCGTCGAGAGCCACTTCCTCCTCGCGAGGACGCTGCTCCCGCTGCAGCGCGACGTGCGCGGCACGAGCTACACGATCGTCACCGGCGCCGCGGGCGAGGGCACGATCCGCGGCGCGGGGCTGCTCGTGACCGCGGTGGAGGCGCAGTTCGGCCTCTCGCGCATGCTGCGCGCCGAGCACGCGGGCGACGCGGTGCGCGTGAACGAGCTGCGGATCCACGCGCGCATCGAGCGGCACGCACGCCCCGGCGTCGTGCCTTCGCGGGTCGCCGGCGATGCGTTCGTCGCGCTCGCGATGGGCGACGCGCGCAGCGAGCTGGTGCGGTACCGTGGCCCGGAGGCCGCGCTGCGGCCGGAGGTGGAGTCGTGA
- the ccoG gene encoding cytochrome c oxidase accessory protein CcoG: protein MSTPIRSSSAQPPTGKLHLPVVSSLRNDGSRAYPYPADVGGRFTWARRVTFAVLIAIWAALPWIHVNGRPAMFLDVASRRFFLFGASFNAQDFWLVFFVTTALLFALVVVTTVLGRAWCGWTCPQTVFLEALYRPIERWLEGPRNERMRRDQAPWDFDKLWRKGLKHLLYVFVSLFVAHVFLAYFVSIPSLFEMITRSPAEHPEAFGWMLATSAIFWLDFGWFREQLCLVVCPYGRLQGALIDDDSLVVGYDVGRGEPRGKGKRKDGDSRGDCVDCHRCVVVCPTGIDIRNGLQVDCIACTQCIDACDDVMDKVGKPRGLIRYDSLRGLRGETRKLWRPRLAFYGVLGVLGIVAASLALRAHAPFEANLVRMQGAPYVVERAEVAADDVIRNQFQIHLVNKQDQPRTFRLEVIDGSGAEVVLALSEVIIEALGDRRISLIARERRADFAAGERMRVRVSMEGETEPRDVEAPLLGPTR, encoded by the coding sequence ATGAGCACGCCGATTCGCAGCTCCTCCGCGCAACCGCCGACTGGCAAGCTCCATCTGCCCGTCGTGAGCTCGCTGCGGAACGACGGCTCGCGCGCCTATCCGTACCCGGCCGACGTGGGCGGGCGATTCACGTGGGCGCGCCGCGTGACCTTCGCGGTGCTGATCGCGATCTGGGCGGCGCTGCCGTGGATCCACGTGAACGGGCGTCCGGCGATGTTCCTCGACGTGGCGTCGCGCCGATTCTTCCTCTTCGGCGCTTCGTTCAACGCGCAGGACTTCTGGCTCGTGTTCTTCGTCACCACCGCGCTGCTCTTCGCGCTCGTGGTCGTGACGACCGTGCTCGGGCGCGCGTGGTGCGGATGGACGTGCCCGCAGACCGTGTTCCTCGAGGCGCTCTATCGCCCGATCGAGCGCTGGCTCGAGGGGCCGCGCAACGAGCGCATGAGGCGCGATCAGGCGCCCTGGGACTTCGACAAGCTGTGGCGCAAGGGGCTCAAGCATCTCCTCTACGTGTTCGTGAGCCTGTTCGTCGCGCACGTGTTCCTCGCCTATTTCGTCTCGATTCCTTCGCTGTTCGAGATGATCACGCGCAGCCCGGCCGAGCACCCCGAGGCGTTCGGGTGGATGCTCGCGACGAGCGCGATCTTCTGGCTCGACTTCGGCTGGTTCCGCGAGCAGCTGTGTCTCGTCGTCTGTCCGTATGGCCGCCTGCAAGGAGCGCTGATCGACGACGACTCGCTGGTCGTCGGGTACGACGTCGGCCGCGGCGAGCCGCGCGGGAAGGGCAAGCGCAAGGACGGCGACTCGCGCGGTGACTGCGTCGACTGCCATCGCTGCGTGGTGGTCTGCCCGACCGGCATCGACATCCGCAACGGCCTCCAGGTCGACTGCATCGCGTGCACGCAGTGCATCGACGCGTGCGACGACGTGATGGACAAGGTCGGCAAGCCGCGCGGGCTGATTCGCTACGACTCGCTGCGTGGGCTGCGCGGCGAGACGCGCAAGCTCTGGCGCCCGCGGCTCGCGTTCTACGGCGTGCTCGGCGTGCTCGGGATCGTCGCGGCGTCGCTCGCGCTGCGCGCGCACGCACCGTTCGAGGCGAACCTGGTCCGCATGCAGGGCGCGCCCTACGTCGTCGAGCGCGCGGAGGTCGCGGCCGACGACGTGATCCGCAACCAGTTCCAGATCCACCTGGTGAACAAGCAGGACCAGCCGCGCACGTTCCGCCTCGAGGTGATCGACGGCAGCGGCGCGGAGGTCGTGCTCGCGCTCTCGGAGGTGATCATCGAGGCGCTCGGCGATCGACGGATCTCGCTGATCGCCCGAGAGCGTCGCGCCGACTTCGCCGCGGGCGAGCGCATGCGAGTGCGGGTGTCGATGGAGGGAGAGACCGAGCCGCGCGACGTCGAGGCGCCGCTCCTCGGTCCGACCCGCTGA
- a CDS encoding c-type cytochrome, with amino-acid sequence MSESRQRDPIQGEIVHEYDGILEADNRLPNWWLATFFGAIAFGALYWFAYESWHFAQSPREEYAAAMEAAAEAGGEVTDEMLALIADNDQRVSDGRNAFASNCAACHGQRGEGQIGPNLTDANWIHGGAPTSLYATVRNGVPSAGMPAWGPVLGERSVQSVVAYLMSIRDTNVPGREPQGEVWVPGAAPSESEPAAPSEPAAPSDAPSAAAPSAAAPRI; translated from the coding sequence ATGAGTGAGTCGCGGCAGAGGGATCCGATCCAGGGCGAGATCGTCCACGAGTACGACGGCATCCTCGAGGCGGACAATCGACTGCCGAACTGGTGGCTCGCGACGTTCTTCGGCGCGATCGCGTTCGGAGCGCTCTATTGGTTCGCGTACGAGTCGTGGCACTTCGCGCAGAGCCCGCGTGAGGAGTACGCCGCCGCGATGGAGGCCGCGGCCGAGGCCGGCGGCGAGGTCACCGACGAGATGCTCGCGCTGATCGCCGACAACGATCAGCGGGTGTCGGATGGGCGGAATGCGTTCGCGTCGAACTGCGCCGCTTGTCACGGGCAGCGCGGAGAGGGGCAGATCGGTCCGAATCTGACGGACGCGAATTGGATCCACGGCGGCGCGCCCACGAGCCTCTACGCGACGGTGCGCAATGGTGTGCCGAGCGCGGGAATGCCGGCGTGGGGACCGGTGCTCGGCGAGCGGTCGGTGCAGTCGGTCGTCGCGTATCTGATGAGCATCCGCGACACCAACGTCCCGGGACGCGAGCCGCAGGGCGAAGTCTGGGTGCCGGGCGCGGCGCCGAGCGAGAGCGAGCCCGCGGCGCCGAGCGAGCCCGCCGCGCCGAGCGACGCCCCGAGCGCCGCTGCTCCTTCGGCAGCCGCGCCGAGGATCTGA
- the ccoN gene encoding cytochrome-c oxidase, cbb3-type subunit I, with translation METKRIVYDDQVVRAFVLASVVWGIVGMLVGVIVALQLAWWPANVHEMLSFGRLRPLHTNAVIFAFVGNMIFAGVYHSTQRLLKARTWSDKLTWAHFWGWQAIIVAAAITLPLGLTQGKEYAELIWPIDVAVAVVWLVFATNFFMTLKERNEKHLYVAIWFYIATIVTITVLYVVNNLQLPTSLGHSYGVFAGVQDALVQWWYGHNAVAFFLTTPILGIMYYYLPKAAERPVYSYRLSIIHFWSLVFIYIWAGPHHLLNTALPDWAQTLGMIFSVMLWAPSWGGMLNGLLTLRGAWDKLRDDPVLKFFAAAVTFYGMATFEGPMLSIRSVSSLAHYTDWIIGHVHAGALGWNGFMAAGMFYWLVPRLYGRELYSKTAANWHFWIGTFGILLYIVAMYISGVTQGLMWRAEADGGGLLYPNFVETVTAVVPMYWMRLIGGTVYLLGFVVLGWNLLMTARHGKPVETAVDVPVEPEEPKAPWQEIVFGKPVMLTFVLGVLLVAMAVVNELASTVIAVVALAVALLGTIAIGFGKAKHGEKTWHGMLEGRGLLFTVLTVVAVLIGGVAEILPSVAIGVHDRSTTPQQPYTALELEGRDVYVAEGCYTCHSQMIRPFTWESARFGAISDDDDSLWDYPFQWGSKRTGPDLAREGGRYPDLWHVNHMLDPRSTSPGSIMPAYAHLGRNHVDFDRTRGKLLALQNLGVPYSHEQVAHAADDAREQARGIAERLSRDVEVDSDSELVALVAYLQRLGRVRSEFEPTRAPDGEGGVEVSRAGGAR, from the coding sequence ATGGAAACGAAGAGGATCGTCTACGACGACCAGGTCGTCCGCGCGTTCGTCCTCGCGTCGGTCGTCTGGGGCATCGTCGGCATGCTGGTGGGCGTGATCGTCGCGCTCCAGCTCGCGTGGTGGCCGGCGAACGTGCACGAGATGCTCTCGTTCGGTCGACTGCGCCCGCTGCACACGAACGCGGTGATCTTCGCGTTCGTCGGCAACATGATCTTCGCGGGTGTCTATCACTCCACGCAGCGCCTGCTCAAAGCGCGCACCTGGAGTGACAAGCTCACGTGGGCGCATTTCTGGGGCTGGCAGGCGATCATCGTCGCGGCCGCGATCACGCTCCCGCTCGGGCTCACGCAGGGCAAGGAGTACGCGGAGCTCATCTGGCCGATCGACGTCGCCGTCGCGGTCGTATGGCTCGTCTTCGCGACGAACTTCTTCATGACGCTCAAGGAGCGGAACGAGAAGCACCTCTACGTCGCGATCTGGTTCTACATCGCGACCATCGTCACGATCACCGTCCTCTACGTCGTCAACAACCTGCAGCTGCCGACGTCGCTGGGGCACAGCTACGGTGTCTTCGCGGGTGTCCAGGACGCGCTGGTGCAGTGGTGGTACGGCCACAACGCAGTCGCGTTCTTCCTGACGACTCCGATCCTCGGGATCATGTACTACTACCTGCCGAAGGCGGCAGAGCGACCGGTCTATTCGTATCGACTCTCGATCATCCACTTCTGGTCGCTGGTCTTCATCTACATCTGGGCGGGCCCGCACCACCTGCTGAACACCGCGCTCCCGGACTGGGCGCAGACGCTCGGCATGATCTTCTCGGTCATGCTCTGGGCGCCGAGCTGGGGCGGCATGCTCAACGGCCTGCTCACGCTGCGCGGCGCGTGGGACAAGCTCCGTGACGATCCGGTCCTGAAGTTCTTCGCGGCGGCCGTGACGTTCTACGGCATGGCGACGTTCGAGGGTCCGATGCTCTCGATTCGCTCGGTCAGCTCGCTCGCGCACTACACCGACTGGATCATCGGGCACGTCCACGCGGGCGCGCTGGGCTGGAACGGCTTCATGGCCGCCGGCATGTTCTATTGGCTCGTTCCCCGTCTCTACGGCCGAGAGCTGTACTCGAAGACGGCGGCGAACTGGCACTTCTGGATCGGCACGTTCGGAATCCTCCTCTACATCGTCGCGATGTACATCAGCGGCGTCACGCAGGGCCTGATGTGGCGCGCGGAGGCGGACGGCGGCGGTCTCCTCTATCCGAACTTCGTCGAGACGGTGACTGCCGTCGTTCCGATGTACTGGATGCGCCTGATCGGCGGCACCGTGTACCTGCTCGGCTTCGTCGTGCTGGGGTGGAACCTCCTGATGACCGCGCGGCACGGGAAGCCCGTCGAGACCGCGGTCGACGTGCCGGTCGAGCCCGAGGAGCCCAAGGCGCCCTGGCAGGAGATCGTGTTCGGCAAGCCGGTGATGCTCACCTTCGTCCTCGGCGTGCTGCTCGTCGCGATGGCGGTGGTCAACGAGCTCGCGTCGACGGTGATCGCGGTCGTGGCGCTCGCGGTCGCGCTGCTCGGCACCATCGCCATCGGCTTCGGCAAGGCGAAGCACGGCGAGAAGACGTGGCACGGCATGCTCGAAGGGCGCGGCCTGCTCTTCACCGTGCTCACCGTCGTCGCGGTGCTGATCGGCGGCGTCGCGGAGATCCTGCCTTCGGTCGCGATCGGCGTGCACGACCGGAGCACGACTCCGCAGCAGCCGTATACCGCGCTCGAGCTCGAGGGCCGCGACGTCTACGTCGCCGAGGGCTGTTACACGTGCCACTCGCAGATGATTCGTCCGTTCACCTGGGAGAGCGCGCGATTCGGCGCCATCTCGGACGACGACGACAGTCTGTGGGACTACCCCTTCCAGTGGGGAAGCAAGCGGACTGGCCCTGATCTGGCGCGCGAGGGCGGTCGTTATCCGGATCTCTGGCACGTGAATCACATGCTCGATCCGCGCTCGACGTCGCCGGGATCGATCATGCCCGCGTACGCGCACCTCGGGCGCAATCACGTCGACTTCGATCGCACCCGCGGAAAGCTGCTCGCGCTGCAGAACCTGGGCGTGCCGTACTCGCACGAGCAGGTCGCGCACGCGGCCGACGACGCGCGAGAGCAGGCGCGCGGGATCGCAGAGCGCTTGTCGCGCGACGTCGAGGTCGACTCGGACTCGGAGCTGGTCGCGCTGGTCGCGTACCTGCAGCGGCTCGGTCGAGTGCGCAGTGAATTCGAGCCCACCCGCGCGCCGGACGGCGAGGGCGGTGTGGAGGTCAGTCGGGCGGGAGGTGCGCGATGA
- a CDS encoding heavy metal translocating P-type ATPase, with protein sequence MALAEASLAGSPDDRRALSTPHASAADTTCAHCGSALGPGAIDAYCCAGCRAVAELLRASGMERFYDLRGGAGAPVALADPARRDLGWLAPIDAQRAETSGACRVALDAQGMHCAGCVWLVDRLFEQHDDALRVIANPSLGRIELWVGPRFDLGAFVREVERFGYLLGPALKKGAPREDALLVRTGVAVALAANAMMFALAIYLGLREGPLFELMRTLEVVLAAATVAVGAPIFARGAIEGLRRGVLHLDLPIALGMFLALAGTIWAYFARPHASYGDTVAIFVALMLLGRWLQQRVVARNRDRLLESEGADGLFTRRVEDGRMTMVRCSEVRRGDVLLIAPGELVPVDARLEGAESVSVSLDWIHGESAPRRVEPGAVIAAGAFSAGMRAFTVRSESAFADSPLVSLLGRPVPETDARTASPWWDLVSRVYVVAVLVVASLSLAAWCLATGDLSRALEVTTAVLVVTCPCGIGIATPLAYELAGSGLRRLGLYVRRERLLDRVPAIRRVVFDKTGTLTTGAPELVDVAALAALPSDARAALADLVARSTHPKSLAVRRALGGSVTLREDVIVDEHPGCGLEARIDGATWRLGRAGWAGEADAEMLLSRDGVVVAALRTREAIRPDAREEVAALAAEGHEVWILSGDEPARVRALAAQLGIASERAIGGCSPEGKAAWIREHDRGDTLFVGDGINDGPAAEIAFTSGTPAVDRPFLPSRADFWFTTPGLGPIRALLHVGSRMRRIARRNLVIAVAYNGLAVSLCVAGLMQPWLAAVMMPASSLVVIGATALSLSRGAAWQSRGAAWQSRGAASESESRDATRVVCT encoded by the coding sequence GTGGCCCTCGCCGAAGCATCGCTCGCCGGCTCGCCGGACGACCGTCGCGCACTCTCGACGCCGCACGCGAGCGCGGCGGACACGACCTGCGCGCACTGCGGCTCTGCGCTCGGCCCCGGCGCGATCGACGCGTACTGCTGCGCGGGATGTCGCGCGGTCGCCGAGCTCCTGCGCGCGAGCGGGATGGAGCGCTTCTACGATCTGCGCGGGGGCGCGGGCGCGCCGGTCGCGCTCGCCGATCCGGCGCGTCGCGACCTCGGGTGGCTCGCGCCGATCGACGCGCAGCGCGCGGAGACGAGCGGCGCGTGCCGCGTCGCGCTCGACGCGCAGGGCATGCACTGCGCGGGCTGCGTGTGGCTCGTCGATCGGCTCTTCGAGCAGCACGACGACGCCCTCCGCGTGATCGCGAATCCATCGCTCGGGCGCATCGAGCTCTGGGTCGGTCCGCGCTTCGATCTCGGCGCGTTCGTGCGCGAGGTCGAGCGCTTCGGGTACCTGCTCGGCCCCGCGCTGAAGAAGGGCGCGCCGCGCGAGGACGCGCTGCTGGTGCGCACCGGGGTCGCGGTCGCGCTCGCCGCGAACGCGATGATGTTCGCGCTCGCGATCTATCTCGGGCTGCGCGAAGGGCCGCTCTTCGAGCTGATGCGCACGCTCGAGGTGGTGCTCGCGGCCGCGACGGTCGCGGTGGGCGCGCCGATCTTCGCGCGCGGTGCGATCGAAGGGCTGCGCCGCGGCGTGCTGCACCTCGATCTGCCGATCGCGCTCGGCATGTTCCTCGCGCTCGCGGGCACGATCTGGGCGTACTTCGCGCGGCCGCACGCGTCGTACGGCGACACCGTCGCGATCTTCGTCGCGCTGATGCTGCTCGGGCGCTGGCTCCAGCAGCGCGTCGTCGCGCGCAACCGCGATCGACTGCTCGAGAGCGAGGGCGCGGACGGGCTCTTCACGCGCCGCGTCGAGGACGGGCGCATGACGATGGTGCGCTGCTCCGAGGTGCGTCGCGGCGACGTGCTGCTGATCGCGCCGGGCGAGCTCGTGCCCGTCGACGCGCGGCTCGAGGGCGCGGAGTCGGTGAGCGTGTCGCTCGACTGGATCCACGGCGAGAGCGCGCCGCGGCGCGTCGAGCCGGGCGCGGTCATCGCCGCGGGCGCGTTCTCGGCCGGGATGCGCGCCTTCACGGTGCGCAGCGAGAGCGCGTTCGCCGACTCGCCGCTGGTGTCGCTGCTCGGGCGCCCGGTGCCCGAGACCGACGCGCGCACCGCGAGCCCGTGGTGGGATCTCGTCTCGCGCGTGTACGTCGTCGCGGTCCTGGTCGTCGCGTCGCTCTCGCTCGCGGCGTGGTGCCTCGCGACCGGCGATCTCTCGCGCGCGCTCGAGGTGACGACCGCGGTGCTCGTCGTGACGTGCCCGTGCGGGATCGGCATCGCGACGCCGCTCGCGTACGAGCTCGCGGGCTCGGGGCTGCGCCGCCTCGGTCTCTACGTGCGGCGCGAGCGACTGCTCGATCGCGTGCCCGCGATCCGCCGCGTGGTGTTCGACAAGACCGGCACGCTGACGACCGGCGCGCCCGAGCTCGTCGACGTCGCCGCGCTCGCGGCGCTGCCGAGCGACGCGCGCGCCGCGCTCGCGGATCTGGTCGCGCGCAGCACGCACCCGAAGAGCCTCGCCGTGCGACGCGCGCTGGGCGGGTCGGTCACGCTGCGCGAGGACGTGATCGTCGACGAGCACCCGGGCTGCGGCCTCGAAGCGCGCATCGACGGCGCGACGTGGCGGCTCGGCCGCGCGGGCTGGGCGGGCGAGGCCGACGCCGAGATGCTGCTCTCGCGCGACGGCGTGGTCGTCGCGGCGCTGCGCACGCGCGAGGCGATCCGACCCGACGCGCGCGAGGAGGTCGCAGCGCTCGCGGCCGAGGGGCACGAGGTCTGGATCCTCAGCGGCGACGAGCCGGCGCGGGTCCGGGCGCTCGCGGCGCAGCTCGGGATCGCGAGCGAGCGGGCGATCGGTGGGTGCTCGCCGGAGGGAAAGGCGGCGTGGATCCGCGAGCACGATCGCGGCGACACGCTCTTCGTGGGCGACGGGATCAACGACGGACCGGCGGCGGAGATCGCGTTCACCTCGGGCACGCCCGCCGTCGATCGCCCGTTCCTCCCGTCGCGCGCCGACTTCTGGTTCACCACGCCGGGCCTCGGGCCGATCCGCGCGCTGCTGCACGTCGGCTCGCGGATGCGGCGCATCGCGCGCCGCAACCTCGTGATCGCGGTCGCCTACAACGGGCTCGCGGTCTCGCTCTGCGTCGCCGGGCTCATGCAGCCGTGGCTCGCGGCGGTGATGATGCCGGCGAGCTCGCTGGTCGTGATCGGCGCGACCGCGCTCTCGCTCTCCCGCGGTGCAGCGTGGCAGTCGCGCGGTGCAGCGTGGCAGTCGCGCGGCGCAGCGTCGGAGTCCGAATCGCGAGACGCGACTCGAGTGGTGTGTACCTGA
- a CDS encoding sulfite exporter TauE/SafE family protein, which produces MIAALLAGLALGAVSAPHCLGMCGPLAAFAAMPPRGATTSARASRPLRWQLGRLAAYATLGAGAGAMGAQALRALAPSSWAGAALSFTLAAALLLSAVRLWAPRWWARTADVGAARLTRGRANPSLTSRLVARAPREPFVLGAITALLPCGASWSALIVAAGAGSIAAGAIAMIGFASASGAALAFAGAIGARTASSVTFRRSLAAVLAVGALITVLRPLPSLRADVGEPPSCHAH; this is translated from the coding sequence ATGATCGCCGCGCTGCTCGCTGGCCTCGCTCTCGGCGCCGTCTCGGCGCCGCACTGCCTCGGGATGTGCGGGCCTCTCGCGGCCTTCGCGGCGATGCCGCCGCGCGGTGCGACGACGAGCGCGCGCGCGTCGCGGCCGCTGCGATGGCAGCTCGGTCGTCTCGCCGCGTACGCGACGCTCGGCGCAGGCGCCGGCGCGATGGGGGCGCAAGCGTTGCGCGCGCTCGCGCCGTCGTCGTGGGCGGGCGCGGCGCTCTCGTTCACGCTCGCCGCGGCGCTCTTGCTGAGCGCGGTGCGACTGTGGGCGCCGCGGTGGTGGGCGCGCACCGCGGACGTCGGCGCGGCGCGCCTCACGCGCGGTCGCGCGAACCCTTCGCTCACCTCGCGGCTCGTGGCGCGCGCCCCGCGCGAGCCCTTCGTGCTCGGCGCGATCACGGCGCTGCTGCCGTGCGGCGCGTCGTGGTCGGCGCTGATCGTCGCGGCGGGCGCGGGATCGATCGCGGCGGGCGCCATCGCGATGATCGGGTTCGCGTCCGCGAGCGGCGCCGCGCTCGCGTTCGCCGGCGCGATCGGCGCGCGCACGGCATCGTCGGTGACGTTCCGCCGCTCGCTCGCGGCGGTGCTCGCGGTCGGCGCATTGATCACGGTGCTGCGGCCGCTGCCGAGCCTGCGCGCCGACGTCGGCGAGCCGCCGAGCTGCCACGCGCACTGA